The following DNA comes from cyanobiont of Ornithocercus magnificus.
ACAGTCATGTCTGCCTGCTGTTAGAGTGGCAAAAAGTAGCCTTGCAGCCATACCTTGACTATATGTTTTTACAGGAAGATGAACAAAGTCGCCTAAACCTGAGAAACTGACAACGTCTCTACAGAAAGATCTGAAATCCCGCAAGTTACCGTGTACTAGTAAGTAATGAGCTTTAATTGCCTGTAAACCACTTAGTTCGGGACTGGTGATAAAACTTTTGTGAATCATGGGGAAAACCGGCACCCGTGCCTCGAAGAAACCACCTGTGTGTTGGTAGATGCCTGCTATTAGTCGTAGGAATGTACTTTTACCAGCTCCATTGTGGCCGATTAGAGCTACTCGCTCACCTTCCCTAATAGTGCAGCTTACATTTTGCAGTGCTGTGATCACTGCACCGCTACGGCAGTAGCTAAGGCGACCACCAGTAAAAGACCGCATCAAAGAGGTCTTGAGGCTGCGCGTCTCGGTGGTGAAGACTGGAATATTGAGGCATACACCCTTGAGGCACAGCACCACCGGTGTTAACTCAGACTGCCAAACAGCTGATGCAGGTTGCGGCACTGTCGCTCGAGGCTGTAATAGCAGGCGTTTTGAAGACCTGCCTGGGAGAGCTGCTGCCAAAGACTCGGATCCCGAGCGAGCCGTTGTAACTGTGCAGCGAGACTAATGCCATCATCACTACATTCCACTAGCAGAGCGACATCCCGGTGTAGCTCCTCATGGACAGGAATTTTGCTGGCCAGAGTGGGCAAGCCATGAGCTTGAGCCTCTAGTAGCGGATAGTCAAATCCTTCCATCCAGCTAGTGGAGAGGAGTGCAAAGCTAGCACGCCACTTTTTCTCGAGCGCTTCCGCGCCGAGATTGGGATACCAACAGATGCGACTTTCAAGTCCCAGCTGTTGCTCTAATCGCTGTAGCAGAGGTGTCTCACGTCCTGTACTGCCAACAATAACTAGCCGTCCATCCCACCTCGGGTTAAGAGCTAGGAACCGTGCGAAGCCTCGCAGAGCAAGCGGTATGTTCTTGTTGCGGGCATGGCGAGCTAGCAGTAGTAAATCTGGTCCTGCTGGAACCGTAAGTGGCTCAACTGCAGTTTCAATACCGTTAGGGATCACAGCAATACGCTGGGCTGGCAGTCCCTTTTGCAGAAGTAGATCGGCTACATGTCGACTTATGGCTACTACGCAATCAGCACCATGGAGATGACGCGGCAGCCAGAAGCGGCTACGTAAGTAGGCACGTCTACTGTCTGGCCAGTACAGTGGTGTAAGATCATGGCAAGTAATTACTTGGGGTCGGTCACAAATTCCTAGCAGCCTATCTGTGTAGGGAGAATATATTAGGCTAGGATTTAGGCTTTTTATGAGATTTTGCACTGGTACAGCGTGCTGTACAAGAGCGCTAGATTGAAGCAAGCGCATCCAGTAGCTGTGCTGCTCACGCGGGAGATAACTATCAGATGACAGCTCGGCTAAACCATCAGCCCGCAGACGGAGTTGAGTTGGCAAAGGTGTGCTAGTTGCTGGAGTCCAGGCTGCCAATAGCCGCTCAACATATCTGCTCAAGCCTGTTAAAGCTGGGCGATAGGGTAAGATGTTAATTAGTAAGGAATTTTGCGTAGGCTATGAACTTAGTGTTGGAAAAAGTTTACTGAGACGCCAATACCATACGGGCCGAGCAAATAACCGATCATAGCGAGCGCGAGCTTGGCAGCCAAGCTTAACACGAAGTGTTGGGCTGGCTGCTAGGCGCTGCAATACCGTTGCTAGGTCTTCAGGCCGCTGCGACCAGATCAAGCCAGGCAATCGTCCAACCCACCCCATGCCAGAGCATGGATAGTCAAAAGCCAGAGCTGGCAGCCCAGCCGCCATAGCTTCCAGCTGCACAATGCCAAAGGCTTCATTGCTGCGGTCTGAAGGTAGTACTAAGACCTCAGCTATAGCTAGGCAATGAAGCTTAGACACTTCATCTAAGCGGCCGTGAAAAGTGACAGGTACTCGCGGCCCAAATAACTTTGTGGCTAATGCAGCAAAACTAGCCCGTCGTGGACCATCTCCTACTACATCCAGGTGCCAGGATGTAGACAAAGTTGCTAGAGCTTCTAGCAACCAATCTAGGCGCTTGTAGCTATCAAGTCGACCAATAAATAAGACCTGCAGTGGATCATCAACGGTGGGTTGACGAGGGGGCAAGACCATTGCTGCAGATTCCTGCTCTGCTGGCAAGCAGCAAGGCAGGATTTTGACCTGTCCAGCTGGACAGCCACTGAGTTCGAGCTCGCTAGCTAGTGGTGGCGAGGTAGTGACCACGCTCGATAGATAAGGAATCACTAGTAGAGCAAAGCGCTGGTAAAGGGCAAACAGACAACCAGTAAATCCGGGTGGACTTTCCAGAAAACAGTGCCAGTGAGCTGTAACTTGTCGTTGCGGATGTAATAACCGTGCCAGCAATAATATCAACAGTACTCCAGGAGAAGGTAGATGCCCATGAAGGGGCTCAGTTGCCTTTAGTAGTTGCCAAAGAGTCTGCGATGGCCAAGGAATGAGAAGGCGGCCAAGAGCGAGACGCGGCAATGTCTGTCGTCGGTACCGTACTGGCAGTGGGTCTAGTTCAGTACGATAACTGGGTTGAGCATCAAGGCTAAAGACCATGCCGCCCCAAACATCCGCCAACTCGTGGGCAATCCGCTCAATACCACCGTATCCAGGCGGCCATTCGCGGAGTAGCTGTAAAGTCATGGTTGTGCCAAGGGTAACTTTAGCCAGGGATGCCGCACTTGTAGGGTGCGTGAGAGAGGACGCCAGGAACGTCTAGTTACTGTTTGGCTCATAGAGTCGATGTGGCTGTGATAGATAGCGAGCACCTGGGGACACTGAATACCGTTCCAGCCAGCCGCCACGAGCTTGCACCAAAAGTCGTAATCTTCCCAACCATCAGCAATGTCACTGTAACCATCAACAGCTTGCCAGGCGCTACGCCGCACAAGTGCCATAGCGTCTATATAGTTGCCAGATAGAAAACGGTCTCGCTGCCAGGACTGGCACCCTATGAGAACATGTTGTTTTTCTAGCTGGCCTGGCTCGGACTTAATAGCTATTAATGGGTGAACTACAGCCAGAGAGTTACCGCCAGCCTCAGCTAGACTTAGACAGACGCTGACAGCGCCAGGGTAGAGCGCATTATCAGCGTCTAGTACAAAACACCAGGATGAATGAGCTGCTGTGAAAGCGGTGTTGCGGGTCGCGGCTAGGCCAGCGTTGTGTTGGTGACGAAGCAACAGCATTCTTTGAAAAGGATGACGATGGCCGATGTGTTCCTGCATCCAATTCTGAATAACGGAGGCTCCCCCATCAGCAGAGGCGTCATCGACGACAATTAGCTCTAGCTCTGACTGCTGCTGCGCGAGTACACTATCTAGTGCTTTTCCGATGCGGTCTGCATAGTTATATGAACTCACTAATACTGCTGCCCGTGGCAGTTCACTACTTTTCCAGTGAAATAATTCTTCCGTAGGTGGCGAGGGAACATCTCTAGCAGCTGCCATCAGCCTCTTGCCTGCGTGTAGTGCTCTTAGCTCTAGTGGCGTGAAAGGCTGGCCCAACACCAATGGCGGAGCTTGCAAACCATCAAGCAAAGTCCAGTCTACTGATGCTTTGGTAGTTGAGGCTTCAATCAGGCGGGCGGCGGTGTGAGCGGCGGCGGCCAGCCAGCCAGCCCGGATCAAACCCGCAGTCGGTGTAGCTACGATCAAGTCAGGCCAACCTGGCAGATAAGCAATGGTCGGCTTGATTTGCTTTCCTAATGCTGTTTCTGCTGCTAAGCCTTTTTCCCAGTCTGCTCCTCCTGGACCAAGCACTACAAGAGCACTAGCTATAGGTGGTGGCAAACCCAGCTCTGATGCCCAACGATTTGGATCAGTTGCTAGAGACTGTTGCATCCAGCCATTGTTTGGTGCTGAAGGATCTAGCCACCACGCAGGCAAACCAAGGGTCCGCAGCAGCCGGACACGAGCTGGGTCAGGATCCCATATCAGTTGCTGAGCATGCATATGAGCAAGCCAGTGCGCAGCTCGCTCTGGCGGCGGTAGTTCAAGATTGAGAGTTATGAACTTAACAAGTTCATCCTTTGTAGGATTTATAGAAGCAGCTCGGTCTATACTTCGCAGACACAACTGGTGGTGGTTACTGCAGTTAGAATCTAGATAAATGTACTTAAGTTCCGGTAGTGGCAAGTGTTGTAGCAGCAAGTGAGGCCACAACTCGCACCAAGAAAGACCACAGCTACTAATCAAGAATTCTGGGGCGAGCTGCACATGCTTTGCAAAGCGTGGTGCCGGGTAATTGCGCCACTGTATGAGCAGATCTGGCCATGCAGTAGGGTCAGTTGCTGATGCTTGTATTGCTGCGCTTTTTGCTTGTAAATTGAGGCGCAGAGTTGCAGGAGGCTCAGCTGTCGGCCAGCGTTGTGGTAGGGGCCTCTGCTTTAGAAGCCTGTATAGTCGCCGTACAGGTGGCAACAGCGGCAAAGCAGCAACTTTAAGACTATGACAGTATTCTGGGTGTATCATTTCTAGCGCTGCTTGGCACTGATCTGCTCTAGGCTTAATTTCTGGGCAAGCCTTTAAAAGGTCTTGTATTTGAGCTTCAGGGTTATTAAACCAGCACTCAAAGTCGAAAACTGCAAGGGGAGATGATGACAAGCGAGTAGCGTGAATTACCTCAAGGTTGTGTCGCCACCAGATTTGTTGGCCTTGATTGGTATCCAGGCCAGTGAGAGGACCATCACGTCGTAATAACGAGTGCACAACCTCAGCAGGATTACGAACTGCTAGCAACAGTCGTAGAGGTAAATCAAGCTCGGTAGTAAGCTGTGACCAGAGGGGCAACAAACGGCTGCAACGAGGGTCTTTAATAACCCAAGGGCTTGATTGCAGGCTGGCTACAGCAGCCAAGAGTTCATGAAGCTGCCGACTGGCAGCTTGTGTAGCAGGGTGCTGTAGCCAGCCTTTAGGAAGGGCTAATGCGCCTTCCGGGGAAGGCCACCAGCGGTTGAGGTCGACTAGTAGCCTCTCTTGTATATCAACTACTTGTCGCCACTCGAAATAACCCTCCGGATTATAGGTGTCACTGGCAATCATTTCTCCTGGAAAAGCAGCCCCAAGTTGCTGTAGCACACCACTGAGGAGGGATGTACCACTACGATGCATGCCTACAACCAGTAGCAGGGGAAAATGTGTCAATGAATCCCTAAGCAAATATGGGAGAGACCAGTCTCTTCAATCACGTGCAGCTTTGCCATTTTCGTTTACCTCACTTTTTGGTAATTGGAACTCAGAGAGGAGGTACCACTAGTCTCCAAAAGCTGCTGGAGCAGCACCCTGATGTGTACCTTCCATCTCATAAAGAGGTTCACTACTTCACCCTACATGCGGAGCAGTCAGTGGCATGGTATAGTACACACTATACCAGTTCATCGTGGGAACAACAGCGTGGTGATATAACGCCTTACTATTTGTTTCATCCCGAAGCACCACGGCGAATCTTTAGGTTGCTACCAAGTGCAAAGCTGATTGTCCTATTGCGTGATCCGGCAAACCGTGCACTCTCTCAATTTTTTCATGCCCGCCGTCACGGTTTTGAGAAGCTGAACATTAGAGCAGCTCTAGAAGCTGAACCAGAGCGACTGGCTAGTGGCAGTCTTTACAGTCACCAAAAGCACAGCTATGTGGCCCGCAGCTGTTACCTAGAACAGATGGATCGCTATGAGGCTCTATTCTCACGACACCAAATCTTGGTGTTGCGCAGCGAAGATTTATTCCAGAACCCCGGAGAGGTCTGGAGCCAAATCCAGTACTTCCTACAGCTGCGATACCAACCCCTACCAATTCCGGTTATACATGCCAATGCTGGTCAGGGTGAGGCTTCAGTTTTAGATCCAGAGGTTAGAGCAGGTCTCAGAGCAAAACTTGCTAACACTGTTGCGGGAGTAAGAGCACGCTATGGATTTGATTGGGATTGGTGAAGAAGAAGTCCTGCAATTGTTAGTTAAAGTTGATGTTCATAGATGAAGATACTGGTTTGCCCCTAACACGCAAAAGTAGAGGGACAGTAAGAGTAGCAGGGTGACTGATACCGTGCTCCCAGAGACCATCCTCGCCCCAACAATCGCCATGGTCAGCACAGACTAGCACAGTACCATCAGCAAAACGTTGCAGCAACCAAGCCAGAGAGCAATCTATCCACTCCAGGCAGGCCAATTGCCGGCGAGCACTTTCAGCAGCACTACAACTGGGACCACCAAAAGGAGTGCATGGACTAGGCCAACATTCCCAGTCAGCCCCTTGGTGCCAATAAGGTACATGAGTTTCACCAATGTTAAGGAAGCAAAAGATGGGTTGGCCAAGAGAAGCAGATGTTAACTTAGCATCAATCCAGTTAAGTTGCTTCTCGAGACTCCAAGTATTCCCTGAGAAATAGAAATCTTCAAAGGGAGCACTTAATACTGTTCCTGTTGCACTAGCAGGGTTAAACCAGTCAACAGCACCACTGCCAATAGTTCGATATCCACACCGGTAGAAGCCTTCAACTATGTTGGCACCTGCCAGATGAAAGGCCTCGTTATCACATCCTGGTGAACCTGCGAATGCCATGCGAAATAGTTTTCCAGCCTTTGGATTAAGCCAGGGCTGCTGGCTACCTACTACGCCGGGTGTGAAGCCCATCCAGAAAGCGGCATGGCTGCCATAAGTAAAATAGCTAGGCGCTAATGCACGGTGCAACGGGCCTATGGTGCTCAGCTGAGCTAAAGTACCTACAGTATAAGCAGCCTCAAACGTATCATAGCGACAGGAATCTAAGCTGATAAACAACACGTCACAGGACGACATAAGTAAGGCGTCCAATCAAAGGTAAGATTAGAATAGCTCAGCAACTTCGAAGTCGGTTCTTGAGAGTCCAGCAAAAGCAGCGCTTTGTGCTGCTGCCGCAAGAGCATACGGTAATAGTGCGGCAAACCGCAAAATGCGGCCAGGTTTTTCTTCTATCTCTACTCGGACTAGGAGTAGTAAGCCTTAGCATAGCCTGGTGTTACCGAATCGATGAAATAGTTACTGTTCGAGGAAGACTTGTGCCACAACAAGGTAGTGTTGAGGTCAAAAGTCCGATAAGTGGTCAGCTGGCGGCAGTACTTGTAGATAATGGTGAACAGGTCACAGAAGGGGAAATACTGCTGCGCTTTGACTTGAGAGGAGCAAAACTTGAGGAGCAAGCTCTTAGCCAGCAGCTTCAGCTAGAGCAAAGACGAGTTAGGGATCAACTACAGAGCAACGCCCAACGTCAAAAGACTCTAAAACGCAACATCGATTTAACAAGAAGAATCCTTAATAAACTAAAGATCTTAGAGAATGGAGGTGCTATTAGCGAAGTGCAGACATTGCGTCAGGCTAACCAGCTAGAATCCCAAAAAGATGAGCTAATACAGCTTCAGACCCATTATAGAGAGCTCCTAAATGAGAGCAACAGTCGCAATACAACACTACAAAGTAGACTGAATCAAGTACGTAACGAACTACGTAACGAACTAATTAAGGCTCCTGTTAGTGGTACAGTCTTCGGCTTGACAGCTGACAACAGTCGTTATGTAGCTACAAATGCTGAACCGCTATTGAAGATTGTGCCCAAGGGCCAGCTCAATGGCACAGTAAGTGTGGGCAACAAAGATATAGGCTTCATTCGAGCTGGCCAGGCAGTAAAAGTACGTGTAGACTCTTTCCCATATACTAAATATGGAGAAATTGATGGATCTATTAGTTATATTAGTGCCGATGCTTTGCCCCCCAATCAACTAATCAGTCAATATCACTTTCCAGTAGACCTGAAGCTTGAGAGCTCTCAACTAATAACTAGAGAAGGTATGCTTATCCCCCTTCAATCTGGCATGACAATTACTACCAACCTGAAGCTACGAGACCGACGACTGATTGAGCTACTTAGTGATCTGTTCACCAGCCGCGGTGAAAGTCTAAAGCGTTTACGACAACCATAACCATGACTGGTAACTGTAGTAGCATAGAACCAGTACTATGGCTAGATAAACATACTGTTGACAGCAAGAAGTTACTAGATACGCTGCGGCGACAGGGTCATATGGCTTCTCTAGTACAAGAATTAGTTTTAGAAAAAGAGCTAGAAACAGTCAATCTGGGGCTTGAAGAAGAACAGCGTCTGCTCAAAGAATTCAGAAGTACGAAGAATCTAGAGGATAGTGACTCCTATCTTGATTTCCTGAATCGCAGCCAGCTGGACGAGACCCTACTGCTTCAGAGTCTCAGCCGCCCATATAAAGTAGTGCGCTATCGCGAGCAACGCTGGGGTCACTGCACAAATACTCTCTATCTAAAAAATAAAGAGCGCTATGATCGTATTGTCTACCGATGCCTGGAAGCCATTGATGCCGATGTAATGCAAGAGGTATTCTTCCGGCTAAAAGACCGAGAGGACAGTTGGGAAAACTTAGCATGTCAGTTCCCTGGTGCCAAACCGGATGCAAATGCACGCCAAGGCCCTGTCTTGGCAGCAGACATTGAGCCTAAATTGCTACAAGCCCTTCGTTATGCTGGACCAGGACGGGTGATTAAGCCACTATCTCTGGGGACCAAAATTGTGGTCGCAGAACTCGAGAGCCTCAAGGCTAGCCACCTTGACAGTGAATTGCGCACCCGAATTCTACGAGAGGAATTTAATAGTTGGCTAAAGAAAGAATGCGCCAGGGTGCTTAGAAAATTGCGGTATTCGTGAAATGACAGCTACTCTAACAATTAGAGACCGTATGCAAGCACTGCGCAATATCTACGTGTTCAGTGATACTTGTGAACAAAGTCTGAGAATTCTTGCCAGTTGCTCTGAGAAGGTAAGTCTCAGACAGGGGCAGACGCTATTGCGCGCTGATGTGGTGGAGTCGCATGCTTTCCTACTTTTGGAGGGAAGCCTGCGACTCTTGGGCAGGGATCCCATCCTTGACGATCTTTTCACTGTCAGCTGGCTAGGACCTGGCGAACTGGTAGGTGTGATTGACTTATTGCGCCAGGGCGCATGCGAGGCGGCTATTGCCCGTCAGCCTTGCCAGCTTCTGAGTTTCCCTCTAAACCTGCTATTCGAGCTAATGAAGGAGGACTTAGGACTGCGGGATGGTCTCAGGCAATTGCAAAGTCCATGTGAGGGCGCTGCCGTACTAGGTGCATTACTGCAGAGGCTAAACCCACCCCCTAAAGATGCACAGGCCTGGATTCTGAGTCAGCTAAAAAGTTCAACAGATCCTGAGCAAGGCCACGAAGTTTTCCTACTGAGTTCAGTAGTCACTGGTGCTGAAGATCTGGTGGGTCATTCGCTAAGTTCTGAACAGCGCGAATACATATCCAGCCGCAGCAGCTTGCCACTACGCTTCTGGCGTTGGAAGGAGACAACACAAACAGCAACTCAACAAGAAACGCTTGCTGTCAGAGCAGTGCCAAAGATACCGGAGACGAAGAACAAGAATTGGAAGCCGGGAAAGACTCTCGACTTTGCAGCTATTGGATTACGCGAAGCCCACTCCGAGTCAGATCTACAAAGTTTTCGACCAATTCGTGGCCAGGGATTGGTAGCTGCGAACTTGGCAGCACTGCGCATGGTAAGTCAAGCATATGATGCACCTTGCCCAGTAGATGTCCTGACAAGATTGCTTGAGGGCATTGTGAAGCGCACTGGCTTGGTATCAATTCAAGACATGGGCCATCTAACTGAATTAATGGGACTTCAAACTCAGTTAGGAGGTGTGCTTCTCGAGCAACTGCATCGCCTAAAGCTGCCGGTTTTAGTAAGTCGTGGTAGGCACTTTGCATTGCTGACAAAAGCAAACCATAGCCATGTGATGCTAGCTGACCCAGAAATGGGCTGGCTGCAGCTACCATCTGACGAAGCCCACGCTATGTGGGGAGACCAAGTGCAGGTGATACTACTTAATAGGCTTGCCAGCACGCCAAAGCGTCGTTTTGGTTGGGTCTGGTTTGCACCTGTGCTAGAGCGCTTCCGCTGGCAGCTAGTCCAAGTACTGCTAGCTTCACTGTTAATTCAGTTGTTCCAGCTAGTCAATCCTCTGTTAATCCAGCAGATAATTGACAAGGTAATCAATCAAGGCAATCTCTCAGCCTTACAGGTATTAGGGATAGTGCTAATAGCCTCAACACTGTTCCAGGGCTTACTAGCAGCAGTGCGTACTTGGCTACTAATTGACACTACTGACCGCATGGATCTTTTACTCGGTAGCCAAGTTATCGATAACTTATTGCGACTGCCGCTTCGCTTCTTTGAACACCGCCCTGTAGGGGAGCTTTCACAACGCTTGAGTGAGCTAGGCAATTTGCGAGGCTTCCTCACAGGTACAGCTATTACCAGTACTTTAGACCTGCTATTTGCAGCAGTTTATATCCTAATTATGCTGCTATATAGCCCCTTGCTTACAGCTTTAGCACTAGGCACCGTGCCTTTTTATATAGGCTTGATCTTATTTGCTGCACCACTCTACCGACGTATAATCCGCAGACAGATGCAATTTGCTGCACGTACACAAAGTCATCTCATTGAGACACTGAGTGGGATCCAAACAGTTAAAGCACAGCACTTTGAGCTAAACTCTCGTTGGCGATGGCAAGAGTTCTACTCTCGCCAGATTACTGAGGGCTTTAAAGGTACTGTACTCGGTAGTAGCACTAGCGAAGCAGGCAATTCTCTCAACCAGCTTGGCTCAATACTAATTATTTGGGTGGGGGTACATCAAGTTGTCAATAGCAAACTGAGCTTAGGTCAGCTAATTGCCTTTCGGATTATCGCTGGTTATGTTACAGGTCCAATCCTTAGACTCTCTAGTCTTTGGCAAGGCTTTCAGCAAGCAAATATCTCCATGGAGCGCTTAGCTGAAGTTGTTAACCAGGTGCCGGAGGCAGACCAACGAGATGCTGACCAGATCATACTTCCCCCTATTCAAGGACAAGTGAGTTTTGAGAGACTTATCTTTCGTTTTGGTCGGAGAGGACCTTATCAGATCGATGGTGTAGATTTGCAAGTACCGGCAGGCAGTTTTGTTGGTATCGTTGGTCCAAGTGGTAGCGGCAAGAGCACGCTGATGAAATTGTTACCACGGTTGTATGAGCCAGAGCAAGGCCGCATTCTGATTGATGGTTTTGATATCACTAAAGTAAACCTCAAGAGTATACGTCAGCAAATTGGCATTGTCCCACAGGATTGTTTACTCTTCGCAGGTACAATCCGAGAAAACATAGCGATAAATTGTGCTGAGGTGAGTACTGAAGCGATTATCCGTGTTGCACGTGCTGCTGCTGCTCATGATTTCATTATGGAGCTACCTAATGGTTATAGTACCCACATTGGTGAGCGAGGCACAGGACTGAGTGGTGGTCAGCGCCAGTGTATTGCTATTGCTCGCACACTCTTGCAAAATCCAAACTTACTAATACTAGATGAAGCTACTAGCGCTCTAGATTACGCCACTGAGGCAGTAGTCTGCCGCAATCTCCAAAATGTGCTGCGAGGAAAAACTGTATTTTTTGTAACTCACCGTCTACGTACCGTGCGACATGCTGATCAGATAGTACTAATGCATCGAGGAAAAATTTCTGAGATTGGAACTCACGCAGAGCTAATATCAAGATCTGGCTACTATGCAGCCCTCTACTTTAATCAAGATAGTATGTTTAGCGAGGAAACCTAGATAGATAGATAGGTTCTCTGAGGTCTTGCACTTTAGGCTGTAGACTAGGCCAAGTAAGTAAAAGAAGACTACAAGTATTAGAGGCGTAAAATAGCTGTTTCTACCTCTCTTGTACCTTTAGCGAAGATTCTTCGATTAACTCTCATTTAGATAGAGCTCCTGAAAGCACTAATTGCATTAGTGCTAATTGTTGAGGTACACACTGCTCAATACTAAAACGCCTTAGAGCCAGAGCGCGTGCATGTTTCCTAAGGTTCTGAGCTAGAGGTAAATCACTAAGCACCTGATAGACAGCATCTGCCAATTGAGAAGGTGAGAAGAAGTCTACTAATAAACCCTCTTGGCCATGATTAATTACTTCCTCAACTGGCGGTGTGGCAGAGCCGACGATGGCACAACCACTACTCATTGCTTCTAAAA
Coding sequences within:
- a CDS encoding peptidase C39, whose amino-acid sequence is MTATLTIRDRMQALRNIYVFSDTCEQSLRILASCSEKVSLRQGQTLLRADVVESHAFLLLEGSLRLLGRDPILDDLFTVSWLGPGELVGVIDLLRQGACEAAIARQPCQLLSFPLNLLFELMKEDLGLRDGLRQLQSPCEGAAVLGALLQRLNPPPKDAQAWILSQLKSSTDPEQGHEVFLLSSVVTGAEDLVGHSLSSEQREYISSRSSLPLRFWRWKETTQTATQQETLAVRAVPKIPETKNKNWKPGKTLDFAAIGLREAHSESDLQSFRPIRGQGLVAANLAALRMVSQAYDAPCPVDVLTRLLEGIVKRTGLVSIQDMGHLTELMGLQTQLGGVLLEQLHRLKLPVLVSRGRHFALLTKANHSHVMLADPEMGWLQLPSDEAHAMWGDQVQVILLNRLASTPKRRFGWVWFAPVLERFRWQLVQVLLASLLIQLFQLVNPLLIQQIIDKVINQGNLSALQVLGIVLIASTLFQGLLAAVRTWLLIDTTDRMDLLLGSQVIDNLLRLPLRFFEHRPVGELSQRLSELGNLRGFLTGTAITSTLDLLFAAVYILIMLLYSPLLTALALGTVPFYIGLILFAAPLYRRIIRRQMQFAARTQSHLIETLSGIQTVKAQHFELNSRWRWQEFYSRQITEGFKGTVLGSSTSEAGNSLNQLGSILIIWVGVHQVVNSKLSLGQLIAFRIIAGYVTGPILRLSSLWQGFQQANISMERLAEVVNQVPEADQRDADQIILPPIQGQVSFERLIFRFGRRGPYQIDGVDLQVPAGSFVGIVGPSGSGKSTLMKLLPRLYEPEQGRILIDGFDITKVNLKSIRQQIGIVPQDCLLFAGTIRENIAINCAEVSTEAIIRVARAAAAHDFIMELPNGYSTHIGERGTGLSGGQRQCIAIARTLLQNPNLLILDEATSALDYATEAVVCRNLQNVLRGKTVFFVTHRLRTVRHADQIVLMHRGKISEIGTHAELISRSGYYAALYFNQDSMFSEET